A window from Amblyomma americanum isolate KBUSLIRL-KWMA chromosome 7, ASM5285725v1, whole genome shotgun sequence encodes these proteins:
- the LOC144097608 gene encoding uncharacterized protein LOC144097608, with translation MAAAAAVIQNALVGPLLPGPPGKAPAPKAPVPKSPARPPGKPPAKPVVTTQPAAVTLPPPAPGQPDAKPAAAPPAPQRDVPEEVHLTARPDMTPEKLPDFGDEPVVLTCPQCFRRVKTRVELENGRFAKCMACATCASIVCCCFFWVPLYTDYFKDLYHVCPQCCGILYERKQMG, from the exons atggctgctgctgccgccgttaTTCAAAATGCTCTCGTGGGCCCGCTGCTTCCCGGCCCACCGGGCAAGGCGCCCGCGCCCAAGGCGCCCGTGCCGAAGTCGCCAGCCAGGCCGCCGGGCAAGCCGCCGGCAAAGCCTGTGGTGACCACACAGCCCGCAGCTGTGACCCTGCCGCCTCCGGCGCCCGGCCAACCGGACGCCAAACCGGCTGCTGCTCCGCCAGCTCCTCAGCGGGATG TTCCCGAAGAGGTGCACCTGACGGCTCGACCGGACATGACTCCCGAGAAGCTTCCGGACTTTGGCGACGAGCCCGTGGTGCTCACGTGCCCCCAGTGCTTCCGGCGGGTCAAGACCAGGGTGGAGCTCGAGAACGGCCGCTTCGCCAAGTGCATGGCCTGCGCCACCTGCGCCTCCATTGTGTG ctgctgcttcttctgggTGCCCCTGTACACGGACTACTTCAAGGACCTCTACCACGTCTGCCCCCAGTGCTGCGGCATCCTATACGAGAGGAAGCAGATGGGATGA